The bacterium genomic sequence GCACCTCCTCGAGCACGGCCGCGCGATCTGCCCCGGCCTGCGTCCGACGCAGGATCGTCGCCCAGATCGTGCCCGTGTAGTCGACGTAGAGATCGAGGTCCCCGGCCGCCAGCGCGTCGAAGGCCACCGTCGACCCGAGCGAGGGCACCTCGGTGGTCTCGCGCGCGCCGGCCTCCTCCGCGACGCCGGCCAGGATCCGCGCCAGGACGTACTGCTCCGTGAAGCTCTTCGCGCCGATCCGGACGGCGGGGCCGCTCGCGTTCGCGGTCTCCGTGTCCGTCCGCGTGCCGTATCCGAGCGCGCCGAGCGCGATCGTCGAGACGAGCAGCGCCGCAGCCCCGATTCGTGCGCGGGAACGCCGCTCGAAGCCGGTCTCCGCGAGGCGCACCACCCCGTCGAGCACGATCGCCAGCACCGCCGCCGCCGCGCTCCCGAGCAGCACCGCCGATAAGTTCCGCGTCTGTAAACCCGCGAAGATCGGGTTGCCGAGACTCGTCCCGCCGACCGGCGTCGCGAGGGTCGCCATCCCGACGACCCAGACCGTCGCCGTCCGCAGGCCCGCCACGATCGTGGGAAGCGCGAGTGGGAGCTCCACCTGCCAGAGCACCTCCCGCGGATCCATCCCCACGCCCCGGGCCGCCTCGACCAGATCCGCGTCGACGCCGACCAACCCGGTCACGGTGTTGCGCAGCATCGGCAGCACGCTGTAGAGCGCGAGCGCGAGCACGGCGGGCAGGAAGCCGATACTCGGCACCGGGCCGAGGCCCAGGCCGTCGGTGATCGTCGCGAGCCCGGCGAGCGCCGGCACCATCAAGGCGAGCAGGGCCAGGCCGGGAATCGTCTGGAGCACGCTCGCCACGGCCAGGACGACACGCCCCAGCCCCGGACGCCGCGACGCGACGACGCCGAGGGGCAAGCTGATCGCGAGGCCGAGTGCGAGGGCCAGGAGCGTGAGCTCGATGTGGCTCGCCAGGTAGCGCGGGAGCTCGGCCCATTGGGCGCTCCAACCGCTCATGCCCCCTCCT encodes the following:
- a CDS encoding ABC transporter permease/substrate-binding protein encodes the protein MSGWSAQWAELPRYLASHIELTLLALALGLAISLPLGVVASRRPGLGRVVLAVASVLQTIPGLALLALMVPALAGLATITDGLGLGPVPSIGFLPAVLALALYSVLPMLRNTVTGLVGVDADLVEAARGVGMDPREVLWQVELPLALPTIVAGLRTATVWVVGMATLATPVGGTSLGNPIFAGLQTRNLSAVLLGSAAAAVLAIVLDGVVRLAETGFERRSRARIGAAALLVSTIALGALGYGTRTDTETANASGPAVRIGAKSFTEQYVLARILAGVAEEAGARETTEVPSLGSTVAFDALAAGDLDLYVDYTGTIWATILRRTQAGADRAAVLEEVRARLAAEHGVVLLAALGFENTYCLAMRGDDARARRVRRISDLAPIAGGLEILGDFEFFERPEWRAIEERYSLRFAEERAMDASLMYEALRSESGDVISAYSTDGRIEADGLAVLEDDRRVIPPYDAVVLASAAFVERAPRIALALRALEGRIDAPAMRRMNARVDLEGRAPAAVAEAWLDACLGTTGVCPGP